The Lolium perenne isolate Kyuss_39 chromosome 6, Kyuss_2.0, whole genome shotgun sequence genome segment ttttgttagacacaatatatttcatatactttgaataaggaggcaatttaatagcatcagttaaagggatttgcaagaataaaggtttcatccaatcacaaaatttattatagtgttcttcttcctttgattttaatttcttagcaggaaaaggcatttgcttttgcacctaaggttccctttcattaccatgtttcttagcaataaaatcttctttagtatacttcttatttttagcatgcttttcaggttcttcttcaacctcttctttatcagaaacatcattcttatcattatctttatcatgttcattaccactttcagtttcagcatcagaaatagaaatactattaggatcattaacaggctcagaggattccacaacagttttatgtttctttttctttttcttagatggagcactagtttcagtttgttgagaatcttgttcaattcttttgggatgcccttcaggatatagaggatcctgggtagagacaccacctctagttgttacttcataagcatgtttttctttagaattattttttaataagtcattttgcactttagtaagttgatcaatttgagtttgaaccatttgaaaatgtttaacaagcatcttaacatcattggaggttctctctacaataccatgcaattcaccaatagctcgagaattttccattaagtgattctctactctcatattaaaattttcttgcttaacaatataattatcaaactcatctaagaattgcgcaggaggttttgaatacggaatatcttccctagtaaagcgctgaagggagtttacctcaatcatggatgaagggggaattatctcacatatatcttctatgggaggtagattcttcacatcttcagatttaatacctttctccttgagagacttcttggcttccctcatatcttcatcattcaatttaattaaactcctcttcttcaatattggcgttggaatcggttcaggcgtagtccaatcatcttgattccggcctattttagccaataattcttcagcttcgtctggagttcttttcctgaaaacacaaccagcacaactatccaaatatgccctagactcaatggttagtccactataaaatatatcaagtagatcattcttttctaaatcatgtccaggtcgagttcTGATAAgataacaaaatcttgcccaagtctcaggcaatttctcttcatctccctggtcaaatctataaattttctgtaaagcaacatgttgagcactagcaggaaagtattttcgaaagaaaacatcacgcaaatcagttggacttttcatagaaccaggaggcaaattattataccaagttttagcatcatcctttaatgagaaaggaaaaattttagcgacaaaataagtacgcatcttgacatcatcagaaaacaagctactcatagaagaaagttcaatcatgtgttctacaacactttctttttcagtaccacaaaagggtgctttctctacaatagctatatgagatagatcaagagaaaaatcataatctttatccttaatgcatataggagatgtggcaaatttatgatcaggagataacttatgtctaacagtatattgtgtgagaaactttttaattttacttgcatcagcagtagcattgcatctattaataaaatcatcattaagcttcacataatcttcatcaggatcatcactagaataatcaagttcaggtgaattaacaggtgtagtagcattaggagtttcagtattttcaatttgtctagacctagcaattgtagcatctagaaaagatccaaatgaaccactatcatcaagcacagcagaaacattatcaatattatgagagttttcagattcagcagaagtaccagcaaatgaagcttgtggcggtgaaacaagtcgacttatcacagatggtgaatcaagagtagcagaggtactcagagttgtaccttttcttgtagtggatggtaatatggcgactttaggatcgtgaggtttacccatgatggagaatttgcagcgaacaatatcaatccaagtgaacttccaaataaagctatgctccccggcaacggcgccagaaaacagtcttgatgacccacaagtataggggatcgcagcagtcttcgtgggtagtaaaacccaatttattaattcgacacaaggggagacaaagaatacttgaaagccttaacaacggagttgtcaattcagctgcacctggaaacagacatgctcgcaagagtttatcagtagtaacagttttatagcgatatgatagtgaaataacagagagtaacgagagacaagcgatagtgattatagtaaacagcaggattaaaataatgtaggcacggggacggataacgggcgttgcatggatgagagaaactcatgtaacaatcaagcagggcatttgcagataataataaaatggtgtctaagtacaaagcaatcaataggcatgtgttccaattatagtcgtacgtgctcgcaatgagcaacttgcataacatcttttgtcctaccagccggtggcagccgggcctcaagggaatctactggatattaaggtactccttttaatagagtaccggagcaaagcattaacactccgtgaacacatgtgatcctcacatcactaccatcccctccggttgtcccgatttctgtcacttcggggccattggttccggacagcgacatgtgtatacaacttgcaggtaagaccataaacaatgaatatcatgatgaagtaataacatgttcagatctgagatcatggcactcgggccctagtgacaagcattaagcataacaagttgcaacaatatcatcaaagtaccaattacggacactaggcactatgccctaacaatcttatactattacatgaccaatctcatccaatccctaccatccccttcagcctacagcgggggaattactcacacatggatgggggaaacatggctggtcgatggagaggcgtcggtggtgatggtggcgatgatctcctccaattcctcgtcccggcggagtgccagaacggagacttctggctcccgagacggagtttcgcgatgtggcggcgttctggagggtttctggcgacttcgacttccctctgtgcgtttttaggtcgaagacaataagtagtccgaaagagggcgtcgggggccagccgaggccgccacacactagggccgcgcgggcccctcctgggccgcgccggcctagtgtgtggggccctcgtgcccccacctggcttgcccttctggctccgtcagtattctaggaaaataggacctttcgcataaattccgaggattttcctgaaagttggatttctgcacaaaaacgagacaccagaacagttctgctgaaaacagcgttagtccgtgttagtttttttttttttttcgaaatggggaaatgaaccccggcttctgcatcatgatgatgcacacggccttttattaaaaaGTATGAGAGTACACAATTCAAACAACTCAGTCGTCGCCGAGagttgatacaagaatcaaccagcgaaaGAAAACAAAAAAGGAGGAACTACGCATCATTGTAGCCGTCTAGTGTGCCGccagccagcctggcacaagatatcctgagcgaccatctggagccgtgtgcatccaatagccatagcatcccgctgtccctccggtgacaatagagcccacaactggacccaatgtgacaccatacggataacctgcaaaaagtgaaACGAAGcttttttgttaaaaataatatcattcctTGTCCTCCAGATAGACCAACATAAGGCAGAAACCCCAATACGGATGAAAGCCTTTGATTGCCTATCAACTCCATttagccaattaccaaacatattagtaatattggtcGGAGGTGGGAGAGCAAAAGTAAAAGTAATCGTACGCCACAGAATTTTCGCTAAAGGACAAGTGATGAACAAATGCTCTATAGTCTCCTGTTCACCACaaaaaacacattttgtacaGCCATTCCATCTTCTTTTGACTAAATTATCTTTAGTAAGTAAAACTTTATTGCTTAagaaccacataaatatttttatctTTAAAGGAACTTTAACTTTCCAAAGGTATTTTCTCAAAAAAGGGGTATGGtcattcataagatcctcatacatagatttcACTGAAAACACGCCATTCGTTGTCAATTTCCAGACAAACTGATCCTTCTCATCAGATATATTAATCCTCATAAGTCGTCGGCATAACTGCAACCATAAAGACCATTTGTTTCCCACCAACAACCTCCTAAAACTGATATTCAGAGGCGTTTGGGCTAACACATGGGCTACTGTTACATTCTTGTGATGCACAATATTATATAAGGATGGATATTGTTGTGCTAATGGAGTATTACCTAACCAGGTATCTTCCCAGAAACGGGTATTGGTACCATTACCAATTTTCAAAAAACCCCttctaaaaaaatcgtctttaaccTTCATCAATCCCTTCCAAAAGGGAGAGTCTGTTGGTTTGGCCTGTACCCCGGATAAGGTCTTTTGTTTGAGATATTTATTCTGCAGCAACTCCTGCCACACCCCATCCTCATTAAGAAGTTTATAAAGCCACTTActcaataaacatctatttttTAATTCAAGGACCTCAATACCAAGACCCCCTTGATCTTTGGGTCTACAGACAATATTCCACTTGGTGAGCCtatatttccttttattttcctCGGATTGCCAGAAGAAGCGAGACCTATAAAAGTCCAATCTTTTCCTTACCCCAACGGGTATTTCTAGAAAAGATAGCATGAACATCGGTAAGCTTGTTAAAACCGAATTGATTAGGACAAGTCTGTCCCCGTAGGACAGTAACTTGCCTTTCCAGCAACCCAATTTGCTCTCAAATCGGGTCTCCACTGGATACCAATCAGAAATTCTAAGCTTTCTAAAGTGTATAGGAATACCTAAGTATTTAAAGGGAAGGGAACCAGTGtcacatccaaagatctgttTATACTGGTTTACCTCCTCATttgcctttccaaaacaaaaaatctcgcTCTTGTGGAAATTAATTTTAAGCCCAGATAGTTCTTCGAAAAGACAAAGAATTAGTTTCATATTCACTGCTTTCTGGAGATCATGTTCCAAGAAAAGAATagtgtcatcagcatattgtagGATAGAGATCCCCCCTTCAACAAGGTGAGGAATAAGCCCCCCTACTTGATCATCACTTTTCGCTCTCTCAATTAAGATAGCAAGCATGTCCACCACAATATTAAAGAGAATAGGTGACAAAGGATCACCTTGTCTCAAACCTTTTTTTGtttggaaataatgaccaatgtcatcatttaccTTTACTCCTACACTACCCCCTTGAATATATTGACTGATCATCCTACACCATTCAGGAGCAAACCCCTTCATCCTCAAAGTCTGTTGTAAGAATGACCATTTCactttatcatatgccttttcgaAGTCAATCTTAAATAAAACCCCATCTAGCTTCTTAGTATGTAACTCATGAATAGTCTCATGAAGAATGACCACCCCCTCTAATATATTCCTTCCCGGCATAAAAGCGGATTGTGTTGGTCTTATGACTCTTTGTGCCATTCCCGAAATACGATTTGTACCGGCCTTGGTAAAAATTTTAAAACACACATTTAGTAGGCAAATAGGTCGATATTGTTGTATTTGCACCGCATCCTCTTTCTTGGGTAGTAAAGTAATAACACCGAAATTCAATTTGTATAGAGGCAAATCCCCAATACAGAATTGATTGAACAGTGCCATCAAATCATCTTTTATTACTTCCCAAAATTTCTGATAAAACTCTGCCGGGAAACCATCAGGCCCCGGagctttattagattccatttgaAAAAGTGCGTTATGAACTTCTTCCTCAGAAAAAGAAGCTGTCAAGATCGCATTCTCAACAGTCGATATCTGAGGAATGTCCTGCACCCCTTCCTCTATCAAAGAGATGTTGTTGGATGTCGGTGCCCCAAATAGTTTTTTATAAAACTCAGTAATGTACACTTTCAAATTGTCTTCCCCAACAATAGTTCCTTCCTGTTGTTCCAATTGGAAAATTTTCTTTCTTCTATGTTTTCCATTTGCAATCAAATGGAAATATTTCGTATTACTCCCCCCTTCTTGGATATGTTTAACTTTAGCTCTCTGCGCCCATTTAGACTCTTCCTCTCTTCGTAAATTATTTAGCTTAGCATTTGCATCTTTTAGTAATTCTCTCTCTACCACTGATAAAACGTGCTTTTCAGCCTTCAAATCTAACCCATCAATAATACCTATTAACCtatctctttcttttttatattGCCCACTTTGGTTCTTTGCCCAACCTTTAAGAAATTTTCTGATATGTCTTAATTTATTCAACCATACATCCATTGGATTCATCCCCACTAAAACGGATTTCCACTCCTTTTCAATCATTTGAAAGAACCCATCTTGTCGCAACCAATGCAACTCGAAAGAGAACTTTGGCTTATTACCCAAGTGTGCTTTCACCCCTGAGTCAATAAGAATCGGAGTATGGTCCGAATCCGCTCTTGTCAGCGCCCGCACAGTGACAAGAGGGAATTTTTGTTCCCAAGTGATGGAAGCGAGCACTCTGTCAAGCTTCTCATAAGTTGGTACTTCCCGACGACTTGCCCACGTAAACTGTCTTCCCGAAAGAGCAATTTCGCGCAAGTTTAAATGTTCAATAATGGCATTAAAAACAAACGGCCAACGagctttaaaattattattatttttttCCTCACGCTTTCGAATAATGTTGAAATCACCACCTACCAACATAGGTAATGTTTCAGTCTCACAAATTCTGACCAGTTCCACTAAAAATTCAGCCTTGTGTGCatcttgggcagccccatagacAGGTACAAGGATCCATTCGAAACCATCCCTTTTACACTTAATATGCAGCTTAACACAAAAATCTCCAGTACTCACCTTGAGCACCTCGAGTGTGTCCGAATTAATTCCAACCAAAATACCTCCTGATCGACCGTGCGGTGGTAAACAAAACCAGGAATAGCAATACCCCGCAGCCAATTGATTTAAAAAAGGAATAGagaaattagaggcaaaatacacaaattagaggcaaaacaatagcaaaagtgttcgggaaagtagatacgttttggacgtatcagcaacATACAACATTAACTACATCTAGGTGTTTATTTCAGACTCTTTTTAGAtcttcataatgctgtttttgaatttttcaaaaaaatGACTCCATGCAGCCCGAGCTCCATTTTTCACACCCGttattctcttttctacttaattgCATTGTCTACTTAACTACAGTGTCAAATCAGAAAAGAAACTAGTAGCATCGAGCATTAGAGCttctccagccgtctccccgacgaggcccacaGGACGccttttttttcatccggatggacgaaaacggcccAGTCTCGCCCCTGGCTCCTCGCTTTCGTCCGGATTAGGCTTTTCATCCGTCCGGAGAGCCCAgtccatccccccccccccccccccccggggagcgctcggggactccgaacGAGAAAAACGGGGACGGGCCCGCTCTGTCGGCGAGAGAACAGACGAACCCCACCACTTTGTCGATGCAAATCCCTCCTCCCCTCCTAttgctctctcgccgccggcaccacccctcgcCAATCCGCCGGCGGGTTTCCTCAACTCCACCGTTCCTCCACCCAGCAGCCTATATTCCGCCGCCCGTCGTGCCCTCTGCCTATTTTTCCGCCGCCGGGAAGCTCCCTCGCGTCGCTCCTCGTCGACACACCCGGCAGGTGTTCATCCAATTGCCTGGCCGGACATGGactctgacgaggaggaggaacagaTGTTCGCCGAGCTTCTTGAAGAAGAAACggcagccgccgcccaagacgaggagcacctgCTGATCCTCTCTTGCCTATCCGGCTTGTACGCCGAGTCTGTCATTGGTCGCCATGGTGGATCGGCACCAGGTCGCCAGAAGTGCAAGCCGAGGCATCGAATGGAGGATTAGTGCAtgctctacgccgactacttcgccgacgatccATTGCACGGTAAGGCTGTTTTTAGgcatcgtttcaggatgagccggaAGCTCTTCCTGAAAATTGCGTATGCACTTCGAGAGTACGACTCCTATTTCAGATGCAAGTTGGATTGCACCGGCATGGCAGGTTTTCCACCCTCcaaaagtgcacggtggctatgcggatgctggcatatggagctcctggtgattctaccgatgactatcttcggatggcggagtccatcgcccttgattgtttctaccggttctgcagggcggtgATAGCGGTGTTCGGGGACCTCTACTTGAGGTCACCGACTGTCGAAGACACTGCTAAGATCCTCGCTGTCAATGAAGCTCGAggatttccagggatgcttggaagtattgactgcatgcattggaaatggaagaactgtccgtttgcctgGCAggaaatgtacaagggtcacaaaaaaggctgcactgtgatacttgaggcaGTGGCTATCCATGATCTCTGGACTTGGCACTCCTTCTTTGGTATGCCGGgatccaacaacgacatcaacgtTTTGCAGTGCTCGCCGGTcttctccaagcttgttgagggtcatgctcccccggttaactttgtgatcaatggccggcagtacaacaagggatactatcttgcagacggtatctattcaAAGTGGCCAACATTTCTGCAGACTATCTCAAGCCACGTCCTCCCGAAGGAGCATCAGTTTGCAAaggaacaagaagcttgccgaaaggacgtcgagcgtgcatttggtgtcctccagcagagatttgctgtagtccggttccccgctttgacttggtccaaagatcagatgtaggaggtgatgaactgttgtgtgtgcttacatAACATGATTATCGAGGATGAGCGGAAGCATCCGGTCCCTCCGAACGAACAAGCTGCACCAGATGACAGAGATGGTCCTCTTCAACAACCTAACCACCAGGTGCCGGCATCGTGGGCTGCGTTCATCGCTATgcgtcaggagattcgagactccacaatgcatcaacagctgcaggatgatctggtggaacacatatggacgcttcgaggcaacaccaactagtttccatttgatttGTTTGAAAACTTGTCTTGTTTTGTTGAATTGTAACTTTTTTTGTGAAAATAAGCCAAATGTTAGTAAAACTGGTCAAATTCGCCTGAATTATGCATGAAATTTGGTATCCAAGGACTTTTTTTCTCTAAAAAACGCCGAACCCCAGATGTCTACCGAGGAGACGGCTAGAACTTCGACGCTTCCCAAACCAAACTTTCGTCCAATCTAACGCTAAATAGCGCCAGATTTCAGCCCGGGAGCCCaagggctggagatgctcttatgagtCGTGATGTACCAAATACGGTCTCCAACGATCATCACTAATCAAAGAGTACGAAGTTTGGTCTCAACTCGTACTATAATAATAGTGACAGATTTGAAAGCGAATCGTCCAAACTCCAAAGGGAAGAGACAGAGGCCACAGCTGCTGCCAGTCCACTAGAGTACAGATCTCCAGCGCGCACGCACCTCTGCCGCCTGTCGCTCTTCCACCAAGGAAAGATTCCCTCCTCCGACATGGCCGGCGACCTGCGCCAGCGTCGCGCCGCGGTGGACGCCaacggggaggaggaggagcgtgcCAAGGCGGGCACCtcgtccggcggcggcggcggcggggtcgaGGAGGCGAAGGCGGCGGAGCGTGGGAGCGGGGGCAGGAAGGAGGCGCTGGGGTGGCTGGAGTGGAGCCGCGGGTGGCTCGCCACCGTGGGGGAGTTCTTCTTCCAGCGGATCGCCGCCAGCCACCTCGCCAACCCGCTCGAGCTGCCCCCGCTCGACGGCGTCTCCATCATCGTCACCGGCGCCACCAGCGGCATCGGCCTCGAGATCGCAAGGTGTCTTCTTTCGCCTGCCCACAACTCTATAGATGGGATCTCCTAACTGTATTAAGCCAATTCGCTCCGGAATTGCTGCTTGGCCTTAGGTCTAGTTTCTGAATTCCAGCTAGCAACATGTGTAACTGTATTCCAGCTATACACTGACAAAATACATTGTTAGGCCGTGCTAATACATGAGAGCAAATACTTCACAAATCTGACTGTGCCGTACTAGTCAAATTGTTACCTGGTTTCACTCATTTGAGGCAAAACTATGCTGGTCTCTTTCTTTGTTCACAAGTCACCATCTTGCATATCTGGGGGAGATCTTAGTCTTCTAGTTGTTCTCTATTTCACTGCTATGGGGATTTTGCATGGAGTCATGTGATATTTGCGTCCCATCCTACACTGCACAAAGCATTATGATTTTGGAAAATGTGCAACGCTCCAAATAAGAGGCTGATATCTTGCTGTGAAACTAATATTGAGTATGTCTTTGGCCTCAtgatcaaaccagacaactcgcaCAAGCAGGGGCCCATGTTGTGATGGCAGTTAGGAGACCCAAGACGGCACATGAGCTCATCCAGAAATGGCAGAATGAAAAATCagaatgttccatgccacttaacGTTGAGGTAATTGTGAAGAATGTACACACTAACTACATTGCTACAGGTCCTGGTTGATGAATGGATGGATTTGAGTGTGTGTTGCTCTTCCTCATTTGATATATAGACATAGGTCTAGAGTTTCTGATTTTTGTTGGTTCTTGTTGTCTTGTTGAGTTCCAAGTCAATAGTATGTAGTGTGTTTTATGTAGATTTATTCACATTGAGGACGGAAGGAAATATGTTGCAATTGATTGTTGAAGTGTGATTTAACTGCAGACTATCTGACATTGTTTTTGAATATTCATCTGAAGGTAATGGAGCTGGATTTGATCTCCCTAGACTCAGTTGTAAAATTTGCTGAGGCTTGGAATGCTCGTATGGCACCCCTACATGTATTGATCAACAATGCTGGCATTTTCGCTATAGGAGGTGTGTATGGGACCTAATTATTTTGCTTTTAGCCTTTAAATTGATCCAACTTGCATGCTTCATAGCAAAGTAGATTATTTTATTGGAGATAACTGACCTTTCCCTTCCCTGTAGAGCCTCAGTGTTTTTCAAAGGATGGATATGAACAACATATGCACGTGAACCATCTTGCACCAGCTTTACTAGAAATGTTGCTTCTACCTTCCCTTATCAGAGGCTCTCCAAGCAGAATTATAAATGTCAATTCAGTCGTGAGTTTCCCATCATTACCAGTTCCTTCTACTAACAGTTTCAATCTTCAAGTCTATCGTAATGTCAACCTTCTCCGTACACT includes the following:
- the LOC127308815 gene encoding dehydrogenase/reductase SDR family member FEY, whose translation is MAGDLRQRRAAVDANGEEEERAKAGTSSGGGGGGVEEAKAAERGSGGRKEALGWLEWSRGWLATVGEFFFQRIAASHLANPLELPPLDGVSIIVTGATSGIGLEIARQLAQAGAHVVMAVRRPKTAHELIQKWQNEKSECSMPLNVEVMELDLISLDSVVKFAEAWNARMAPLHVLINNAGIFAIGEPQCFSKDGYEQHMHVNHLAPALLEMLLLPSLIRGSPSRIINVNSVMHTLGFVDAEDMNLTSGKHKYRSWLGYSNSKLAQVKFSSIFHKRIPAEAGVHIVCTSPGIVHTNVARDLPKILVAGYGLIPYFIFDAQEGSRSTLFAASDPQVPEYCETLKSEDWPVCACINYDCNPVNASEEAHNLDTSHLVWEKTLEMIGLPSDALEKLIAGEPVQCRYGAEKSE